The Oncorhynchus tshawytscha isolate Ot180627B linkage group LG08, Otsh_v2.0, whole genome shotgun sequence genome window below encodes:
- the mlh3 gene encoding DNA mismatch repair protein Mlh3 isoform X3 codes for MIKCLSKEVQGKLRSGIAIFSLQQCVEELILNSIDASATCVGVRVDIEAFKVQVIDNGSGMDIEDMESVGNRYFTSKCSSLEDLDNLKFYGFRGEAVASIANLAMLVEISSRTKMSVKTHVKVFKDGKGLDVFEAETTRPSAGTTVVICNFFHNMPVRRNRMDSVLEFERIRQRVEAISLIHPSVSFTLKNDCTGTMVVQLSKARNTYYRFVQIHGLGRAQKLGEINHSHAQFELSGYVGREGHYNNTLQFLYVNDRLLLKTRIHKLLNLLLRKVGSSSRQNDSPGTPPATRSPKQRRGAELHAMYVINIMCHYSEYDICLEPAKTLIEFKDWESILFCIEEAVKAFLTRENLVSEISPEDIQDYICKNVFSGQTASTDGVKDSIGKGVQTHMEGVTLECNVGKTLASELVHRRQIEDSDKMKSVYQTCDGVESEQGDRVGKLRDKEVLTGFEQEQEYNTTNPKCRPSSVDTDQGLQYDSITDSSVTDSESYKEVTKENESNAHLKSAISCPESSQHSLIFKTKEENLKMSIEEGTEMKDNAREHVSLSRCTVRAPCTLTQGIQSEMGSIKQTLPQPQDTELNPGGHRKIFLSHPYIHSSLPSQKCLSHQSRKGLALDSREKLATKRKWPMVEGPGHLHVYNRESKDLPTGIPSKISTFMSCQKLALYKEVGSLDRFRRIYGKLTESNPVPVDVNSNYLAIDATASQTKHLVMNAKAVLPYLEADQERDVTESRLDLMKDHKSPLTLSMFTKLKSLSARSSEISLATKLCHLKHQRTEVATSAFVHPPETTSNEDICPQDTVENNAILDINNGEQHNNTGRNRDFIPGCSTNPLPDEKEANNVTASCDWLHHYDDAVGKLVYINKVTGLSKYEAPSAEETQVSCTSDVTNMAISVISKKDDIQDSNSLSSLYSEWTNPVFARPPMVGVDISSMQAEGLAVKIHNILFPYRFSKDMIHSMKVIHQVDKKFLACLINTQDQEPAACSKTDGNLLVLVDQHAAHERVRLENLVADSYEDDPETPGERRLCSSTVAPPLEVSVTEEELRLLRSCRPSLRGLGLEMQFSQIGDPKVLVGKVPMCFTEKESNELRRGRRSIIKPIVEEYLQEQIELLRSTGRVRGTLPLTVLKVLASLACHGECYFLIQWSYCTLYTFLISVMAQTGAIKFNDRLSKEECCSLVDALSSCQLPFQCAHGRPSIAPLVDVLHLNDQEEPPRPNLRKLRRMYKAWELYGNR; via the exons ATGATTAAGTGTTTATCAAAAGAAGTTCAGGGTAAGCTTCGGTCTGGAATAGCAATATTTTCATTACAGCAGTGTGTTGAAGAGCTTATTCTGAACAGTATTGATGCTAGTGCAACATGCGTGGGTGTGAGGGTGGACATCGAAGCCTTCAAAGTGCAGGTTATAGACAATGGCTCAGGGATGGACATAGAGGATATGGAGTCTGTCGGAAACAGATACTTCACAAGCAAATGCAGTTCTTTAGAGGATTTAGATAATCTCAAATTCTATGGATTCAGAGGAGAAGCTGTTGCCAGTATTGCTAATCTCGCCATGCTGGTGGAGATATCATCCAGGACCAAAATGTCTGTGAAGACTCATGTGAAAGTCTTCAAGGATGGTAAAGGCTTGGACGTGTTTGAGGCTGAGACTACCCGCCCATCTGCAGGGACGACTGTTGTTATTTGTAACTTCTTCCACAACATGCCAGtgaggagaaacaggatggatAGCGTGCTGGAGTTTGAACGGATCAGGCAGAGAGTGGAGGCCATTTCACTCATtcacccctctgtctctttcacacTGAAGAATGACTGCACAGGGACCATGGTGGTGCAGCTCTCCAAAGCCCGAAACACTTACTACAGGTTTGTTCAGATCCATGGTTTAGGTAGGGCCCAAAAGCTTGGGGAAATCAACCACTCCCATGCACAGTTTGAACTAAGCGGTTATGTAGGACGGGAAGGCCACTACAACAACACCTTACAGTTCCTCTATGTGAATGACAGGCTACTTCTCAAAACCCGCATCCACAAGCTGCTGAACCTTCTCCTACGCAAAGTAGGCAGTTCAAGTCGGCAGAATGACAGCCCTGGTACACCTCCTGCCACTAGGAGCCCAAAGCAGAGAAGAGGAGCCGAGCTACATGCAATGTATGTCATCAATATCATGTGCCACTACTCTGAGTATGACATATGCCTTGAGCCCGCCAAGACCCTGATTGAATTCAAAGACTGGGAAAGTATTCTGTTCTGCATAGAAGAGGCTGTGAAAGCATTCCTGACAAGAGAGAACTTGGTGAGTGAAATCTCCCCAGAGGATATCCAGGACTACATTTGTAAGAATGTGTTTAGTGGCCAAACAGCTAGCACAGACGGAGTTAAGGACTCCATTGGCAAAGGTGTCCAAACACACATGGAGGGTGTTACCCTGGAATGTAATGTTGGAAAGACCCTTGCATCTGAACTTGTTCATCGACGGCAGATAGAAGACTCTGACAAGATGAAAAGTGTTTATCAGACATGTGATGGAGTTGAATCAGAGCAGGGTGACAGAGTAGGAAAACTAAGGGACAAGGAGGTCCTTACGGGTTTTGAACAGGAACAAGAGTATAATACCACAAACCCAAAATGTCGACCAAGCTCAGTAGATACAGACCAAGGTCTACAGTATGATTCAATTACAGATTCATCAGTTACGGACTCAGAGTCTTACAAGGAAGTTACGAAAGAGAATGAAAGCAATGCACATCTGAAATCTGCTATTTCTTGTCCTGAATCATCTCAGCATAGTCTTATCTTTAAGACAAAGGAAGAAAATCTGAAAATGAGTATAGAAGAAGGAACAGAGATGAAGGATAATGCAAGAGAGCATGTATCCCTCTCAAGATGTACTGTGAGAGCACCATGTACTCTCACTCAGGGAATCCAGTCAGAGATGGGCTCTATCAAACAGACACTACCTCAACCACAGGACACAGAACTGAATCCAGGTGGACACAGAAAAATCTTTCTATCACATCCATACATTCATAGCAGTTTACCCTCTCAGAAATGTCTCTCCCACCAGAGTAGAAAAGGGCTAGCgttagactctagagagaaacttGCAACAAAACGAAAATGGCCTATGGTGGAGGGCCCAGGCCATCTTCACGTTTACAACAGAGAAAGTAAGGACCTTCCCACTGGCATCCCTTCAAAGATTTCTACGTTCATGTCATGTCAAAAGCTGGCTTTATATAAAGAGGTTGGATCTCTGGACAGGTTCAGAAGAATATACGGGAAGCTTACCGAATCCAATCCAGTTCCTGTCGACGTTAATAGCAATTATTTAGCAATTGATGCCACAGCTTCCCAGACCAAACACTTGGTTATGAATGCCAAGGCTGTTTTGCCCTATCTTGAAGCGGATCAAGAAAGGGATGTCACAGAGTCACGTCTGGATCTGATGAAAGACCACAAAAGCCCATTAACACTCTCCATGTTCACCAAACTCAAATCTCTCTCAGCTCGGAGCAGTGAAATATCTTTGGCTACCAAACTCTGTCATTTAAAACACCAAAGGACAGAGGTTGCAACCAGTGCATTTGTACATCCTCCAGAGACAACTTCAAATGAGGATATATGTCCCCAGGACACTGTAGAAAACAATGCTATTCTAGACATCAATAATGGAGAACAACACAATAACACTGGCCGGAATCGTGACTTCATCCCGGGCTGCAGTACAAATCCTCTGCCAGATGAAAAGGAAGCGAACAATGTCACAGCATCATGTGATTGGCTGCATCACTATGACGACGCTGTGGGGAAGCTGGTCTACATCAACAAAGTGACAGGACTCAGTAAATATGAAGCACCCTCTGCTGAAGAGACACAAGTGTCTTGCACGTCAGATGTCACCAACATGGCAATCAGTGTCATCTCCAAAAAAG aTGACATTCAGGACTCTAATTCGCTGTCCTCCCTGTACTCTGAGTGGACTAACCCTGTGTTTGCACGACCTCCTATG GTTGGTGTGGACATATCAAGTATGCAAGCTGAAGGACTGGCTGTGAAGATCCATAACATCCTCTTTCCATACCGCTTCTCCAAGGACATGATTCACTCAATGAAG GTTATTCATCAAGTGGATAAGAAGTTTCTTGCATGTCTTATCAACACACAAGACCAAGAGCCTGCGGCCTGCAGCAAAACTGATg GGAACCTTTTAGTGTTAGTGGATCAACACGCTGCGCATGAGAGAGTTCGTCTTGAGAATCTAGTTGCAG ATTCGTACGAGGATGATCCAGAGACCCCGGGGGAGAGACGGCTATGCTCATCCACTGTAGCCCCACCACTGGAGGTCAGCGTGACAGAGGAGGAGCTGAGGCTGCTCAG GTCCTGCCGGCCATCCTTGAGGGGCCTGGGTCTGGAGATGCAGTTCTCGCAGATAGGAGATCCCAAGGTCCTGGTGGGGAAGGTGCCAATGTGTttcacagagaaggagagcaatGAACTCCGCCGGGGGAGACGTTCTATCATCAAGCCCATAGTGGAG GAGTACCTTCAAGAGCAGATTGAG TTACTGCGTTCAACTGGCAGAGTGCGAGGGACATTGCCTCTTACGGTACTTAAAGTCCTCGCCTCCCTTGCATGTCATGGTGAGTGTTATTTTCTAATTCAGTGGTCATACTGTACTTTGTATACGTTTCTCATTAGTGTCATGGCCCAAACAGGTGCAATCAAATTCAATGACCGCCTCAGTAAGGAGGAGTGTTGCAGCCTGGTAGACGCTCTATCTTCATGCCAGCTGCCCTTCCAGTGTGCCCATGGCCGCCCATCCATCGCCCCGCTGGTAGACGTCCTTCACTTGAATGACCAAGAG GAACCACCTAGACCAAACCTCAGAAAACTGAGAAGAATGTACAAAGCCTGGGAACTTTATGGAAATAGATAA